In the genome of Paenibacillus pabuli, the window AAAGATCAGATCCATCTGCGTGACAATCTCTTTCTCATGATGGCGTACAATTTCCTTAATCATGCGTCTCATCCGGTTGCGTACGACAGCGTTTCCGATTTTCTTACTGCAGGATACACCTACTCGGAATTGTTCTGTATCTTTACGACGACAGCCATACACCACGAACTGATGATTGGCAAACGATTTCCCATACCGGTATACGCGGCTAAAGTCCGCCCGGTTTCGTAAACGCAGTCTTTTATACACGGCGCTT includes:
- the rnpA gene encoding ribonuclease P protein component, with protein sequence MYKRLRLRNRADFSRVYRYGKSFANHQFVVYGCRRKDTEQFRVGVSCSKKIGNAVVRNRMRRMIKEIVRHHEKEIVTQMDLIFIVRKGALDMSYKEMEKSLLHAMRKGSLLKSGKR